One window of the Pieris brassicae chromosome Z, ilPieBrab1.1, whole genome shotgun sequence genome contains the following:
- the LOC123718983 gene encoding NADH dehydrogenase [ubiquinone] 1 beta subcomplex subunit 7-like, which translates to MGQILGTWNTRHLDLKMDDKPTFGEKAGFKYSRTKRESCAEENHLISAKIPPKYRDYCAHCLLEYNACRYKNWPFPYKCAHEKHNYLNCEKDDYVIRMKEFERERRLREREIRIQKTKA; encoded by the coding sequence atgggTCAAATATTGGGAACATGGAACACTCGGCATCTTGATCTTAAAATGGACGACAAGCCAACGTTTGGCGAAAAAGCtggttttaaatattctaggACAAAACGGGAATCTTGTGCAGAAGAGAATCATTTGATATCAGCTAAAATCCCACCAAAATACAGAGACTACTGCGCGCATTGTTTGCTGGAATATAATGCGTGCCGATACAAAAATTGGCCGTTTCCCTATAAGTGTGCTCACGAGAAACATAATTATCTTAACTGTGAGAAGGATGATTATGTTATAAGGATGAAGGAATTCGAGAGAGAAAGACGACTACGCGAACGTGAAATAAGAATACAAAAGACAAAGGCTtag
- the LOC123718982 gene encoding circadian locomoter output cycles protein kaput isoform X2: MDDDGDDKDDTKRRTRNLSEKKRRDQFNMLVNELGVMVSSSNRKMDKSTVLKSTISFLKNHNEITVRSRAHDVQEDWKPPFLSNEEFTYLVLEALEGFLMVFSTTGRIFYVSEGITSLLGHTPSDVVNTTIFDLAFEEDRPNLYNMLQNTGNPIDPNQALTAENEIKFQCHLQRGTLDFRDEITYELVEFSGHFRSNMKQVDGDEMYQIDPDSRLLFVCTGRLYTPQLIRDVTLIDSSRSEFTSRHSLEWKFLFLDHRAPPIIGYLPFEVLGTSGYDYYHFDDLEKVINCHEALMQKGELTSCYYRFLTKGQQWIWLQTRFYITYHQWNSKPEFVMCTHRVVSYADIQKSTKQETTEVEVSEPTDTSHSEIKDTSEEARPAMSPSYMSGTSDVYGNSYHSQSRPASVKSVSAGSTSGTCGLVGKANTASTSWSMASNTRYSGGYENSMASADSRSSHRSSSRESKEAPSHMEESRPMSEGFDSSRARMFQQQHKSVEPTVAPQHGIGAQYLEPAPYVGTVSVPGVLPILPSLPVIVSDQTQIQGQLQRKHEELQQMIVRQQEELRQVKEQLLLARLGMLQPLINVQNPYTNEPPQNQRLPGPIMYEGSTSRNVTYPPHSQPPHLPHHPHHPNE; encoded by the exons ATGGATGACGATGGTGATGACAAAGATGATACCAAAAG GAGGACCCGTAATTTAAGTGAGAAGAAACGAAGAGACCAGTTTAATATGCTTGTTAATGAACTGGGAGTAATGGTGTCTTCAAGTAATAGAAAAATGGATAAATCAACTGTTCTCAAATCAACTATATCATTCTTGAAGAATCATAATG aaattacaGTAAGATCCCGAGCTCATGATGTTCAGGAAGATTGGAAACCACCATTCCTTTCAAATGAAGAATTTACCTATCTTGTATTAGAGGCTCTGGAAGGTTTTCTTATGGTATTTTCAACAACTGGGCgaattttttatgtttctgaAGGAATTACATCATTGCTTGGACATACACCG aGTGATGTTGTAAACACAACAATATTTGACTTAGCATTTGAAGAAGACAGGCCAAACCTGTACAATATGCTTCAAAATACTGGAAATCCAATTGATCCTAATCAAGCTCTTACTGCAG AAAATGAAATTAAGTTTCAATGTCATCTGCAACGGGGCACGTTGGATTTTCGAGATGAGATTACCTACGAACTTGTGGAATTCAGTGGTCACTTTC GTTCAAACATGAAACAAGTTGATGGAGACGAAATGTATCAAATAGATCCCGATTCTAG GCTCCTTTTCGTGTGTACTGGCCGACTCTACACGCCACAGCTTATTCGTGACGTCACGCTCATTGACTCCAGTAGGAGTGAATTCACATCCCGGCACAGTCTGGAGTGGAAATTCCTGTTTCTCGATCACCGTGCTCCGCCGATAATTGGATACTTGCCGTTTGAGGTGTTAGGCACATCTGGCTATGACTATTACCATTTTGATGACTTGGAAAAGGTGATCAACTGTCATGAGGCGT TAATGCAAAAGGGGGAGTTGACTTCATGTTACTATAGATTCCTGACGAAGGGACAGCAATGGATCTGGCTTCAGACACGATTCTATATCACATACCATCAATGGAATTCAAAGCCGGAGTTTGTTATGTGCACACATAGAGTTGTTAG CTATGCAGACATACAAAAGAGCACGAAGCAAGAGACAACTGAGGTTGAAGTCTCCGAGCCAACAGATACGAGTCACTCGGAAATCAAGGACACATCAGAGGAGGCGAGGCCTGCTATGTCGCCGTCATATATGTCTGGGACTAGTGATGTCTACGGGAATTCTTACCATTCCCAATCTAGG CCTGCGTCAGTAAAGTCTGTATCAGCTGGTAGTACAAGTGGGACTTGCGGCTTAGTCGGTAAAGCAAACACGGCAAGCACTTCCTGGTCAATGGCGTCAAATACTCGCTACTCAGGCGGATATGAGAATAGTATGGCATCAGCTGATTCCAGATCTTCGCATCGGTCAAGTTCTAGAGAG agTAAAGAAGCACCGTCCCATATGGAAGAATCTCGTCCTATGAGTGAAGGTTTCGACTCAAGTCGCGCTAGGATGTTCCAGCAGCAACACAAGTCTGTTGAACCCACAGTAGCACCACAACACGGAATTGGTGCTCAGTACCTAGAACCAGCCCCTTATGTTGGAACTGTCAGCGTACCGGGAGTACTACCAATATTGCCTTCATTGCCAGTGATTGTGTCAGATCAAACGCAAATACAG GGGCAGCTCCAGCGCAAACACGAAGAATTGCAGCAGATGATAGTGCGGCAGCAGGAAGAGTTGCGGCAGGTGAAGGAGCAACTGCTGCTGGCCAGGCTTGGGATGCTCCAACCGCTTATTaat GTTCAGAATCCTTACACCAATGAGCCACCGCAAAATCAGCGATTGCCAGGACCAATAATGTACGAAGGTTCGACCAGCCGAAATGTAACTTATCCACCTCATTCGCAACCACCACACTTGCCGCATCACCCACATCACCCCAACGAATAA
- the LOC123718981 gene encoding multidrug resistance protein homolog 49-like: MGYKKKNEVKEEKPEEPSISYFQIYRYGKWYELLATVIGVLVGLLSGGGVCYNLAQFGELSTAFVERTAQQDQLSSYLPLTSLFGGGRRLNNASHEENMEALVEDGKAMAIGLFVSVFISLALCFISVSLISWSALRQITRIRLMFLQSVLRQDMTWFDTDTEFNLASKMSENMMKLKEGIGEKVGVVANLVGTAIICLCQSFPQGWELTLACVTVVPFSIAASVILSNYQTRSSQREMGFYSKAGKQAEEVLKSVRTIVAFGGESKEIERYRRLLEPAEKYGRKRGFFTGLGTGFNWVLTYSLNAIGLSYGTRLILIDMDKPTDEKKYLVGIVFNILFSVYMATQSITLCVPHMEIFASARGAASSLFSLLERKPIIDSLDDGGLSPRRVIGEISLEDIHFSYPSRPDVKVLKGFSLNIKAGECVALVGSSGCGKSTILQLVQRLYDPHLGTVKIDGKNVRSLNLGWLRSSLGVVGQEPVLFKGTIFDNIAIGCPEVTREDVQKVAEMAYAHDFISHLANGYDTVIGERGASLSGGQKQRIAIARSLLREPAILLLDEATSALDPHSEKQVQAALDRASSGRTTLTVSHRLSTILNADRIIYMDQGVIMEQGTHEELMKAKGHYYKLVTNGNENKEPDVIETLQEEDVENGDANEVLTPRHDVKRRSTKRIVRHHSIKRDSHDWMTPRASISSVISTGLQNFIYNNDYESEEEDKSDEEEIKPLSDWQLMKLNSPEWVYIVIGSIAAFAQGTCFPVFALLFGYTAGIFILQDRSEIIYLADMYSGLFILVAAVAGLSMCLQSVTFTSAGLKMTTRLRYQYFGALLKQEIGFFDREKNTVGSLCARLSGDAAEVQGSTGLRTGLIIQGTSSVVVGFIMAICYNWKLTLVGTAFLPLMVGSIWLEGRVSQKSQSDERDAMESATSIATEAVVSIRTVQSLGIEKIFLKKFHDALLESCVAVTAKTRWRGIVLGLGIYIPFMSYCSATVYGTMLVAYEGLPYNIVLLVNEALMYGAYMLGQSLVYAPSFNSARACGARILSVITREPKVQTKPGIKDRKEWNATGNFSIKDVEFSYPTRPNQRILRGVDLKVEAGKTVALVGSSGCGKSTILQLFQRFYDPDTGTIELDGRDIHAGLTLPRLRRQLGVVQQEPVLFDRTIAENIAYGDNNRKVTMHEIIAAAKSANIHNFVVSLPKGYDTNLGSNGAQLSGGQKQRICIARALIRSPRLLLLDEATSALDANSERAVTEALEKAAKGRTCITIAHRLSTIKDADLICVVEKGKIVERGSHAELTNLKGHYWRMGKGQQMA; encoded by the exons ATGggatataagaaaaaaaatgaagt GAAGGAAGAAAAGCCAGAGGAACCTTCGATTTCTTATTTCCAAATT taTCGTTACGGGAAATGGTACGAGCTACTCGCTACAGTCATAGGTGTGTTGGTGGGACTGCTTAGCGGAGGTGGCGTCTGCTACAACTTGGCCCAATTTGGTGAATTAAGCACAGCCTTCGTAGAGAGAACAGCTCAACAAGATCAGCTATCAAGCTATTTACCTCTAACTAGTTTATTTGGTGGAGGCCGAAGACT GAACAATGCGTCACACGAAGAGAATATGGAGGCACTGGTTGAAGATGGTAAAGCGATGGCTATCGGTTTATTTGTGTCGGTGTTCATCTCACTTGCTCTCTGCTTCATATCTGTCTCTCTAATCAGTTGGAGTGCTTTAAGACAG attactCGAATTCGTCTCATGTTCCTACAATCCGTTCTACGACAAGATATGACTTGGTTTGATACTGATACCGAATTCAACTTGGCATCTAAAATGTCTGA GAACATGATGAAGCTAAAAGAAGGAATAGGTGAAAAAGTAGGTGTTGTAGCAAATCTTGTAGGAACAGCGATCATTTGTCTCTGCCAATCATTCCCTCAAGGATGGGAATTGACGCTCGCGTGCGTGACTGTAGTACCCTTTTCAATTGCAGCATCGGTTATACTATCAAAT TATCAAACACGATCATCTCAACGTGAAATGGGCTTTTATAGTAAAGCGGGAAAACAAGCCGAAGAAGTGTTAAAGTCTGTAAGGACGATCGTAGCCTTTGGTGGAGAAAGCAAAGAGATTGAAAG gtATCGTCGCCTTTTGGAGCCCGCCGAGAAGTACGGTCGAAAGCGTGGCTTCTTCACTGGGCTAGGTACTGGATTCAACTGGGTTCTAACATACTCATTGAATGCAATAGGTCTCAGTTATGGTACACGGCTTATACTCATCGATATGGACAAACCAACAGACGAAAAGAAATACCTCGTCGGtatagtttttaat atactgTTTTCTGTGTATATGGCGACCCAGTCTATCACACTCTGTGTACCCCATATGGAGATATTTGCTTCAGCTCGTGGTGCAGCAAGTAGTCTTTTCAGTCTACTGGAAAGGAAACCGATAATAGATAGCCTAGACGACGGAGGTCTCTCCCCAAGACGAGTAATAGGGGAGATATCTTTAGAAGATATACATTTCAGTTACCCATCTAGACCAGATGTCAAAGTTCTTAAAGGCTTTTCGCTTAATATAAAAGCTGGAGAATGTGTGGCACTTGTTGGATCCTCCGGTTGCGGTAAATCTACGATTCTACAACTCGTACAGCGACTATACGATCCACATCTTGGTACAGTTAAAATCGATGGGAAGAATGTGAGGAGTCTTAATTTAGGGTGGTTGAGGAGTTCTCTTG GTGTGGTGGGTCAAGAGCCAGTTTTATTCAAAGGCACAATTTTTGATAACATTGCGATCGGTTGTCCAGAAGTTACACGTGAAGACGTCCAAAAAGTTGCAGAAATGGCATACGCTCACGATTTCATTTCTCATCTGGCAAAT GGTTATGACACCGTTATAGGGGAGAGAGGAGCTTCACTATCTGGTGGACAGAAACAAAGGATAGCTATAGCGCGGTCACTTCTCAGGGAGCCAGCTATTTTACTACTTGATGAAGCAACTTCCGCTCTGGATCCTCATTCTGAAAAACAGGTTCAAGCAGCTCTTGACCGAGCAAGTTCTGGTCGCACTACACTTACTGTATCTCACAG ATTATCAACTATTCTTAATGCTGATAGGATAATTTACATGGATCAAGGAGTTATTATGGAACAAGGAACACATGAAGAACTCATGAAAGCCAAAG GTCACTATTACAAGCTTGTTACAAATGGCAACGAGAACAAAGAGCCAGATGTTATCGAAACCTTACAAGAAGAAGATGTAGAAAATGGTGATGCCAACGAAGTTTTGACTCCACGACATGATGTAAAGCGAAGATCAACTAAGAGGATTGTAAGACATCATTCGATCAAGCGAG attccCACGACTGGATGACTCCTCGCGCTTCTATTTCTTCAGTTATATCTACAGGgttacaaaatttcatttataacaaTGATTATGAATCTGAGGAGGAAGATAAAAGCGACGAAGAG GAAAtaaaacccctaagtgattggcaattaatgaaattaaattctcCCGAATGGGTGTATATTGTTATTGGTTCGATAGCTGCATTCGCGCAAGGTACATGTTTTCCGGTCTTCGCTTTGCTATTCGGATACACGGCTGGG ATATTCATTTTACAAGATCGTTCCGAGATTATATATTTGGCGGATATGTATTCGGGACTGTTTATATTGGTTGCGGCAGTTGCTGGTCTATCTATGTGTCTACAGAGCGTTACATTCACTAGTGCAGGACTCAAAATGACAACACGGCTAAGATATCAGTACTTCGGAGCACTTTTGAAACAG GAAATAGGTTTCTTTGATAGAGAAAAGAATACCGTTGGTTCACTTTGCGCCAGGCTAAGTGGAGATGCAGCTGAGGTCCAAGGTTCCACTGGACTTAGAACTGGTCTCATTATACAAGGAACCAGCTCTGTTGTGGTCGGATTTATAATGGCTATTTGCTACAATTGGAAGCTTACACTGGTCGGCACAGCTTTCTTACCCCTG ATGGTTGGCAGTATTTGGCTAGAAGGTAGAGTTTCACAAAAATCACAATCGGACGAACGCGATGCCATGGAATCAGCTACTTCTATAGCCACTGAGGCAGTCGTCAGTATTAGAACTGTTCAGAGCTTAG GTATTGAGAAGATTTTCCTAAAGAAATTCCACGATGCGTTACTTGAATCATGCGTTGCTGTGACTGCTAAAACTAGATGGAGGGGTATAGTACTGGGTTTGGGTATATATATCCCGTTTATGTCCTACTGTTCAGCTACCGTGTATGGTACTATGCTTGTGGCGTATGAAGGGCTGCCATACAACATTGTTTTGCT GGTCAACGAAGCTCTCATGTACGGAGCATATATGTTGGGACAGTCTCTAGTTTACGCACCCAGTTTTAACTCAGCTAGAGCTTGTGGGGCCCGAATATTATCAGTTATCACCAGAGAACCAAAAGTTCAAACCAAACCGGGTATCAAAGATAGGAAGGAATGG aaTGCCACTGGAAATTTCTCTATCAAAGATGTGGAATTCTCATATCCAACTCGACCCAATCAACGTATATTAAGAGGGGTCGACCTTAAAGTGGAAGCTGGAAAGACCGTCGCTCTAGTTGGTTCCTCTGGTTGCGGAAAATCTACCATATTACAACTTTTCCAGCGCTTCTACGACCCTGATACTGGAACCATc GAACTGGATGGGCGTGATATCCATGCTGGACTAACTCTACCTCGTTTGAGACGTCAACTCGGCGTGGTCCAGCAGGAACCAGTACTCTTCGACCGAACCATTGCCGAAAACATCGCATATGGAGACAACAACCGGAAAGTTACCATGCATGAAATAATTGCAGCAGCAAAATCGGCGAATATACACAATTTCGTTGTTTCCTTACCTAAG GGCTATGACACAAACCTTGGATCAAATGGCGCTCAATTATCGGGTGGGCAAAAGCAAAGAATTTGTATCGCCAGAGCTCTGATACGGTCACCGCGACTCCTCCTGCTTGATGAAGCGACATCAGCTTTGGATGCTAACAGTGAACGC GCGGTGACTGAAGCTTTAGAGAAAGCTGCTAAAGGCCGTACATGCATTACAATCGCGCATCGGTTATCCACCATCAAAGATGCAGACTTGATATGTGTTGTTGAGAAAG gAAAAATTGTTGAACGCGGTTCACATGCGGAATTGACAAATCTGAAAGGTCACTACTGGAGGATGGGCAAAGGTCAACAGATGGCTTAA
- the LOC123718982 gene encoding circadian locomoter output cycles protein kaput isoform X1 has translation MDDDGDDKDDTKRRTRNLSEKKRRDQFNMLVNELGVMVSSSNRKMDKSTVLKSTISFLKNHNEITVRSRAHDVQEDWKPPFLSNEEFTYLVLEALEGFLMVFSTTGRIFYVSEGITSLLGHTPSDVVNTTIFDLAFEEDRPNLYNMLQNTGNPIDPNQALTAENEIKFQCHLQRGTLDFRDEITYELVEFSGHFRSNMKQVDGDEMYQIDPDSRLLFVCTGRLYTPQLIRDVTLIDSSRSEFTSRHSLEWKFLFLDHRAPPIIGYLPFEVLGTSGYDYYHFDDLEKVINCHEALMQKGELTSCYYRFLTKGQQWIWLQTRFYITYHQWNSKPEFVMCTHRVVSYADIQKSTKQETTEVEVSEPTDTSHSEIKDTSEEARPAMSPSYMSGTSDVYGNSYHSQSRPASVKSVSAGSTSGTCGLVGKANTASTSWSMASNTRYSGGYENSMASADSRSSHRSSSRESKEAPSHMEESRPMSEGFDSSRARMFQQQHKSVEPTVAPQHGIGAQYLEPAPYVGTVSVPGVLPILPSLPVIVSDQTQIQWPWQGQLQRKHEELQQMIVRQQEELRQVKEQLLLARLGMLQPLINVQNPYTNEPPQNQRLPGPIMYEGSTSRNVTYPPHSQPPHLPHHPHHPNE, from the exons ATGGATGACGATGGTGATGACAAAGATGATACCAAAAG GAGGACCCGTAATTTAAGTGAGAAGAAACGAAGAGACCAGTTTAATATGCTTGTTAATGAACTGGGAGTAATGGTGTCTTCAAGTAATAGAAAAATGGATAAATCAACTGTTCTCAAATCAACTATATCATTCTTGAAGAATCATAATG aaattacaGTAAGATCCCGAGCTCATGATGTTCAGGAAGATTGGAAACCACCATTCCTTTCAAATGAAGAATTTACCTATCTTGTATTAGAGGCTCTGGAAGGTTTTCTTATGGTATTTTCAACAACTGGGCgaattttttatgtttctgaAGGAATTACATCATTGCTTGGACATACACCG aGTGATGTTGTAAACACAACAATATTTGACTTAGCATTTGAAGAAGACAGGCCAAACCTGTACAATATGCTTCAAAATACTGGAAATCCAATTGATCCTAATCAAGCTCTTACTGCAG AAAATGAAATTAAGTTTCAATGTCATCTGCAACGGGGCACGTTGGATTTTCGAGATGAGATTACCTACGAACTTGTGGAATTCAGTGGTCACTTTC GTTCAAACATGAAACAAGTTGATGGAGACGAAATGTATCAAATAGATCCCGATTCTAG GCTCCTTTTCGTGTGTACTGGCCGACTCTACACGCCACAGCTTATTCGTGACGTCACGCTCATTGACTCCAGTAGGAGTGAATTCACATCCCGGCACAGTCTGGAGTGGAAATTCCTGTTTCTCGATCACCGTGCTCCGCCGATAATTGGATACTTGCCGTTTGAGGTGTTAGGCACATCTGGCTATGACTATTACCATTTTGATGACTTGGAAAAGGTGATCAACTGTCATGAGGCGT TAATGCAAAAGGGGGAGTTGACTTCATGTTACTATAGATTCCTGACGAAGGGACAGCAATGGATCTGGCTTCAGACACGATTCTATATCACATACCATCAATGGAATTCAAAGCCGGAGTTTGTTATGTGCACACATAGAGTTGTTAG CTATGCAGACATACAAAAGAGCACGAAGCAAGAGACAACTGAGGTTGAAGTCTCCGAGCCAACAGATACGAGTCACTCGGAAATCAAGGACACATCAGAGGAGGCGAGGCCTGCTATGTCGCCGTCATATATGTCTGGGACTAGTGATGTCTACGGGAATTCTTACCATTCCCAATCTAGG CCTGCGTCAGTAAAGTCTGTATCAGCTGGTAGTACAAGTGGGACTTGCGGCTTAGTCGGTAAAGCAAACACGGCAAGCACTTCCTGGTCAATGGCGTCAAATACTCGCTACTCAGGCGGATATGAGAATAGTATGGCATCAGCTGATTCCAGATCTTCGCATCGGTCAAGTTCTAGAGAG agTAAAGAAGCACCGTCCCATATGGAAGAATCTCGTCCTATGAGTGAAGGTTTCGACTCAAGTCGCGCTAGGATGTTCCAGCAGCAACACAAGTCTGTTGAACCCACAGTAGCACCACAACACGGAATTGGTGCTCAGTACCTAGAACCAGCCCCTTATGTTGGAACTGTCAGCGTACCGGGAGTACTACCAATATTGCCTTCATTGCCAGTGATTGTGTCAGATCAAACGCAAATACAG TGGCCGTGGCAGGGGCAGCTCCAGCGCAAACACGAAGAATTGCAGCAGATGATAGTGCGGCAGCAGGAAGAGTTGCGGCAGGTGAAGGAGCAACTGCTGCTGGCCAGGCTTGGGATGCTCCAACCGCTTATTaat GTTCAGAATCCTTACACCAATGAGCCACCGCAAAATCAGCGATTGCCAGGACCAATAATGTACGAAGGTTCGACCAGCCGAAATGTAACTTATCCACCTCATTCGCAACCACCACACTTGCCGCATCACCCACATCACCCCAACGAATAA
- the LOC123718982 gene encoding circadian locomoter output cycles protein kaput isoform X3, with translation MDDDGDDKDDTKRRTRNLSEKKRRDQFNMLVNELGVMVSSSNRKMDKSTVLKSTISFLKNHNEITVRSRAHDVQEDWKPPFLSNEEFTYLVLEALEGFLMVFSTTGRIFYVSEGITSLLGHTPSDVVNTTIFDLAFEEDRPNLYNMLQNTGNPIDPNQALTAENEIKFQCHLQRGTLDFRDEITYELVEFSGHFRSNMKQVDGDEMYQIDPDSRLLFVCTGRLYTPQLIRDVTLIDSSRSEFTSRHSLEWKFLFLDHRAPPIIGYLPFEVLGTSGYDYYHFDDLEKVINCHEALMQKGELTSCYYRFLTKGQQWIWLQTRFYITYHQWNSKPEFVMCTHRVVSYADIQKSTKQETTEVEVSEPTDTSHSEIKDTSEEARPAMSPSYMSGTSDVYGNSYHSQSRPASVKSVSAGSTSGTCGLVGKANTASTSWSMASNTRYSGGYENSMASADSRSSHRSSSRESKEAPSHMEESRPMSEGFDSSRARMFQQQHKSVEPTVAPQHGIGAQYLEPAPYVGTVSVPGVLPILPSLPVIVSDQTQIQLQRKHEELQQMIVRQQEELRQVKEQLLLARLGMLQPLINVQNPYTNEPPQNQRLPGPIMYEGSTSRNVTYPPHSQPPHLPHHPHHPNE, from the exons ATGGATGACGATGGTGATGACAAAGATGATACCAAAAG GAGGACCCGTAATTTAAGTGAGAAGAAACGAAGAGACCAGTTTAATATGCTTGTTAATGAACTGGGAGTAATGGTGTCTTCAAGTAATAGAAAAATGGATAAATCAACTGTTCTCAAATCAACTATATCATTCTTGAAGAATCATAATG aaattacaGTAAGATCCCGAGCTCATGATGTTCAGGAAGATTGGAAACCACCATTCCTTTCAAATGAAGAATTTACCTATCTTGTATTAGAGGCTCTGGAAGGTTTTCTTATGGTATTTTCAACAACTGGGCgaattttttatgtttctgaAGGAATTACATCATTGCTTGGACATACACCG aGTGATGTTGTAAACACAACAATATTTGACTTAGCATTTGAAGAAGACAGGCCAAACCTGTACAATATGCTTCAAAATACTGGAAATCCAATTGATCCTAATCAAGCTCTTACTGCAG AAAATGAAATTAAGTTTCAATGTCATCTGCAACGGGGCACGTTGGATTTTCGAGATGAGATTACCTACGAACTTGTGGAATTCAGTGGTCACTTTC GTTCAAACATGAAACAAGTTGATGGAGACGAAATGTATCAAATAGATCCCGATTCTAG GCTCCTTTTCGTGTGTACTGGCCGACTCTACACGCCACAGCTTATTCGTGACGTCACGCTCATTGACTCCAGTAGGAGTGAATTCACATCCCGGCACAGTCTGGAGTGGAAATTCCTGTTTCTCGATCACCGTGCTCCGCCGATAATTGGATACTTGCCGTTTGAGGTGTTAGGCACATCTGGCTATGACTATTACCATTTTGATGACTTGGAAAAGGTGATCAACTGTCATGAGGCGT TAATGCAAAAGGGGGAGTTGACTTCATGTTACTATAGATTCCTGACGAAGGGACAGCAATGGATCTGGCTTCAGACACGATTCTATATCACATACCATCAATGGAATTCAAAGCCGGAGTTTGTTATGTGCACACATAGAGTTGTTAG CTATGCAGACATACAAAAGAGCACGAAGCAAGAGACAACTGAGGTTGAAGTCTCCGAGCCAACAGATACGAGTCACTCGGAAATCAAGGACACATCAGAGGAGGCGAGGCCTGCTATGTCGCCGTCATATATGTCTGGGACTAGTGATGTCTACGGGAATTCTTACCATTCCCAATCTAGG CCTGCGTCAGTAAAGTCTGTATCAGCTGGTAGTACAAGTGGGACTTGCGGCTTAGTCGGTAAAGCAAACACGGCAAGCACTTCCTGGTCAATGGCGTCAAATACTCGCTACTCAGGCGGATATGAGAATAGTATGGCATCAGCTGATTCCAGATCTTCGCATCGGTCAAGTTCTAGAGAG agTAAAGAAGCACCGTCCCATATGGAAGAATCTCGTCCTATGAGTGAAGGTTTCGACTCAAGTCGCGCTAGGATGTTCCAGCAGCAACACAAGTCTGTTGAACCCACAGTAGCACCACAACACGGAATTGGTGCTCAGTACCTAGAACCAGCCCCTTATGTTGGAACTGTCAGCGTACCGGGAGTACTACCAATATTGCCTTCATTGCCAGTGATTGTGTCAGATCAAACGCAAATACAG CTCCAGCGCAAACACGAAGAATTGCAGCAGATGATAGTGCGGCAGCAGGAAGAGTTGCGGCAGGTGAAGGAGCAACTGCTGCTGGCCAGGCTTGGGATGCTCCAACCGCTTATTaat GTTCAGAATCCTTACACCAATGAGCCACCGCAAAATCAGCGATTGCCAGGACCAATAATGTACGAAGGTTCGACCAGCCGAAATGTAACTTATCCACCTCATTCGCAACCACCACACTTGCCGCATCACCCACATCACCCCAACGAATAA